TCCATCACCACGTGCGTGGTTATCGTACGCACTTGGGGCAAGGTGCCGAGCACATCGGTGTGGAAGATCTTGTAGGCGGCCAGATCTGCCGTTTCCACCCGCAGCAGGTACTCGAAGGCACCGGTGATGTTGTGACACTCACGCACCTCCGGCGACTGCACGATCGCCGCCTCGAAGGCGTGCTGCGACTCGGAAGTGTGGCTAGAGAGGCCCACGGCGATGTAGGCCGTAAAGCCGATACCCATTGCGGCTCGGTCGAGCACGGCCCGGTAGCCACTGATCACACCGCTGCGCTCAAGCTCCTGCACCCGGCGCAGGCAGGCGGAGGCGGACAGGCCAACGCGGTCGGCCAATTCGGCGTTGGTAACACGCCCATCGCTCACCAGCTCATGCAAGATTCTGTTGTTTGTCTTGTCCAGCGCCGCCATAAGTTGCGTGTATAGCGTAAATTTACGCAATCATGCAAGCACATTTCGTCGATCTTGCCGAATACTAGAGCCATGAACATCGAGCTTATCGGCGGCCTGGCCGCCTTCGCGGTGGTGTCCTCCATCACCCCGGGACCGAACAACCTGATGCTCATGGCGAGCGGCGCCAACTACGGCTTCCGCAGGACCATTCCGCACATGCTGGGCGTAGGCCTGGGCTTCGGCTTCATGGTGCTGATCGTGGGCCTGGGTCTGATGGGCCTATTCACCGCGATCCCTGCCAGCTATACGGTGCTGAAGATCGTCAGCGTGCTGTACCTCCTGTACCTAGCCTTCAAGATCGGTACGGCGGCGGCACCCGCGCGGCACGGGCAGGCGCGGGGTCGCCCGTTCAACTTCTGGCAGGCGGCTGCGTTCCAATGGGTGAACCCAAAGGCCTGGACCATGGCACTTACCTCGGTGGCCGTGTACGCGCCAAAGCAGAGCCTGCTCGCCGTGTTGTTCGTGGCCAGCGTGTTCGCCCTCATCAATCTGCCCTGCGTGAGCGCCTGGACCGTACTCGGCGAGCAGCTGCGATCGATCCTGTCGAGCCCCGCCCGCCTGCGCGCCTTCAACTGGTCCATGGCGCTGCTGCTCGTGGCTTCCCTCTACCCGGTACTAGCCACTTCCGCACACTAGGCCGGCGGTTCGCGAGCCAACGCTGCGCCGCACGCTTGCGCTGGGGGCGGGCACCAGCGGATCATCTGCGCCCGTTGAGGCTCGCGAAGCGGGCGACAACGCTCGGGCGCAACGGGGTCGCACAACCGATCGGCGGAGCGCGAACTATTATTCCAGCCGTAGTGTGCCACCATGATTCGTGCCCGTTCCTTCTGCCTGCTCGCCGTCCCGGTCTGGCTCCTCGCCTCGGCCTTGCCTGCCGCTGGCGCGCAAACCCAAGGAGCCGCCGTCGTGCCCACCACCGATACGGCGCCTACCAGCGCCAGACTGCTCACGAACGAGGCCATCTTCGAAGAGAAGCACTACAAGCCAGCGAAGCCAGAGCGCCTGCAGTGGCTCCCCGATGGCGGCTACGCGATGCTCGAGGTCGCGCAGGCCGACGGTGAGACTGACGCCGAAGACGACGAGAACCCACCTAAGGAAATCATACGCTATGACGCGGAGACGGGCGAGAGAACGGTGCTCGTGGGCCTCCCTCAACTCACCCCTGCGGGCGCCGATGAGCCGCTGGTAGTAGACGACTACCACTGGAGCGAGGATCGCACGCAGCTCCTGCTGTACACCAACAGTCAAAAGGTGTGGCGCAAGAAAACTCGTGGCGACTACTGGGTGCTCTCCTTGGACAGCGGCAAGCTGCGCCAGCTGGGCGGCATCGCTGAGCCCGCGAGCCTGCAGTTTGCCAAGTTCTCACCCGACGGACGCCAGGTGGCCTACGCGCGAGATGCCGATGTATTCGTGGAAGACCTGTCGTCCGGCGAGATCACCCGCCTCACCAGCCGTGAGAGCGATGCCAACTTGAACGGCATCACCAGCTGGGCCTACGAGGAGGAGTTCGGGATCCGCGACGGTTTTCGCTGGAGCCCCGACGGCAGCCGCATCGCCTTCTGGCAGTTCGACACGAGCGGCGTGCGCGACTTCGTCCTCATCAATAACACCGATGAGCTCTACCCGACACTTACCCATCTGCCTTATCCGAAGGTCGGTGAGACGGTGTCCGCGGCACGCATCGGCGTGGTCACTATCGGCGGCGGAGCCACCGTGTGGATGGATCTGCCGGGCGACCCGCGCCAGATGTACATCCCACGCATGGACTGGGCCGGCGATCGCAGCGACGCGGTGCTGATCCAACACGTCAACCGCAAGCAGGATACCAACACGCTCTACTACGGCGATGCCACCAGCGGCAAGACCCAGCCCATCTTCGTCGAACGTGAGAACGAGCACCTGGACGACTTCTTCGACGTCACCTGGCTGGATGACGGCCGCGCCTTCACATGGATGAGCGAACGCAGCGGTTGGCGCCACGTGCTGCGCGTGTCCAGCGACGGCGGACGGGTGCAGGACCTCACCCCCGGAGACTTCGACGTGGTGGCACTCGTGCACGTCGATGAGGATCACAACCGAATCTACTTCGTCGCCTCGCCAGACGACGCCACCCAACGCTACCTCTACCAAGCGCCCCTCGACAGCGAGGGCGCCCCCAAGCGCATTACCCCCGCCGACACTGCGGGCACCAACGCCTACGACATTTCGGACGATGGCCTTTGGGCCGTGCACTCCCACTCGCGCTTCGACCAACCCGCGCAGTACCACCTGGTCGCCCTGCCGGACCACGTTCGCGCCCGCACGCTGGAAGACAACGCCGCCCTGCGCGAGAAGCTCGATGCGCTCGAACTCGGCCGCCACGAGTTCTTCCGCGTCACGGCCC
Above is a window of Pseudomonadota bacterium DNA encoding:
- a CDS encoding Lrp/AsnC family transcriptional regulator encodes the protein MAALDKTNNRILHELVSDGRVTNAELADRVGLSASACLRRVQELERSGVISGYRAVLDRAAMGIGFTAYIAVGLSSHTSESQHAFEAAIVQSPEVRECHNITGAFEYLLRVETADLAAYKIFHTDVLGTLPQVRTITTHVVMESVKDERA
- a CDS encoding LysE family translocator, coding for MNIELIGGLAAFAVVSSITPGPNNLMLMASGANYGFRRTIPHMLGVGLGFGFMVLIVGLGLMGLFTAIPASYTVLKIVSVLYLLYLAFKIGTAAAPARHGQARGRPFNFWQAAAFQWVNPKAWTMALTSVAVYAPKQSLLAVLFVASVFALINLPCVSAWTVLGEQLRSILSSPARLRAFNWSMALLLVASLYPVLATSAH
- a CDS encoding DPP IV N-terminal domain-containing protein translates to MIRARSFCLLAVPVWLLASALPAAGAQTQGAAVVPTTDTAPTSARLLTNEAIFEEKHYKPAKPERLQWLPDGGYAMLEVAQADGETDAEDDENPPKEIIRYDAETGERTVLVGLPQLTPAGADEPLVVDDYHWSEDRTQLLLYTNSQKVWRKKTRGDYWVLSLDSGKLRQLGGIAEPASLQFAKFSPDGRQVAYARDADVFVEDLSSGEITRLTSRESDANLNGITSWAYEEEFGIRDGFRWSPDGSRIAFWQFDTSGVRDFVLINNTDELYPTLTHLPYPKVGETVSAARIGVVTIGGGATVWMDLPGDPRQMYIPRMDWAGDRSDAVLIQHVNRKQDTNTLYYGDATSGKTQPIFVERENEHLDDFFDVTWLDDGRAFTWMSERSGWRHVLRVSSDGGRVQDLTPGDFDVVALVHVDEDHNRIYFVASPDDATQRYLYQAPLDSEGAPKRITPADTAGTNAYDISDDGLWAVHSHSRFDQPAQYHLVALPDHVRARTLEDNAALREKLDALELGRHEFFRVTAQDGVPLDGFLMYPPDFDPTRRYPILFYVYGEPAGTTVVDQWKDQRTLWHLLMTQRGYLVASVDNRGARTPRGRDWRKAVYGQIGILSARDQADALKAMLARFDFIDPDRVGIWGHSGGGSMTLNMLFRYPDQYHVGVSRAPVPDQRLYDAIYQERYSGLLEDYADAYTQASPITHAKHLKGRLLLVHGTGDDNVHYQGSERLINELVKHNRRFEFLSYPNRDHRIDSGEGTSLHLHDTMTAYFEEHL